The region GCCCATCAGATACCATCTGCCGCACCCCAGAGATATCAATCTCCTTCACCAGGCTCCCAGGGTCATTACGGTCCGCCAGTATCCCAGACACATCTGTGAGCAGTAGCAATTTCTCGGCGCCTACCGCAGCGGCGATCTCACCTGCCGCCGTATCCGCGTTGATGTTGTAGGCCTGCCCTGTCTCGTCGGCGGCAACGGTGGCAATGACCGGGATGTGGCCAGAGGCGATGATGGGGTGGAGGACCGTGGCGTCCACCCGCGCGACTTCGCCAACGAAGCCAAGGGCTGCGGCgttgggggaggggcgcgcggtgaTGAGGCGCGCGTCCTTGCCGCAGAGGCCGACGGCGGTGCCGCCGGCGAGGTTGATGagggagacgagattcttgttgacCTTGCCAACGAGCACCATCTCGACGACCTCCATGGTGAGCGCGTCGGTGACGCGGAGGCCGTTGCGGAACTGCGGCTCGACGCCGACGCGGAGCAGCCAGGAGTTGATCTCGGGCCCGCCGCCGTGGACGAGGATGGGGCGGAGGCCGACGCAGGAGAGGAGGACGAGGTCGCGGATCACGGAGGACTGGAGCTCGGGGGACTTCATCGCGGCGCCGCCGTACTTGACCA is a window of Triticum dicoccoides isolate Atlit2015 ecotype Zavitan chromosome 2B, WEW_v2.0, whole genome shotgun sequence DNA encoding:
- the LOC119365308 gene encoding acetylglutamate kinase-like; protein product: MLLTKPQLSSSLLASTPLFNPTSNPNHARPIAASPSPRRRLRISAASTAVSPGATALSRVDVLSEALPFIQRFKGKTVVVKYGGAAMKSPELQSSVIRDLVLLSCVGLRPILVHGGGPEINSWLLRVGVEPQFRNGLRVTDALTMEVVEMVLVGKVNKNLVSLINLAGGTAVGLCGKDARLITARPSPNAAALGFVGEVARVDATVLHPIIASGHIPVIATVAADETGQAYNINADTAAGEIAAAVGAEKLLLLTDVSGILADRNDPGSLVKEIDISGVRQMVSDGQVAGGMIPKVECCVRALAQGVHTASIIDGRVPHSLLLEILTDEGTGTMITG